A DNA window from Rhipicephalus sanguineus isolate Rsan-2018 chromosome 8, BIME_Rsan_1.4, whole genome shotgun sequence contains the following coding sequences:
- the LOC119401806 gene encoding atlastin-2 isoform X1 codes for MSGEPVQIVRVKDGRNIEFNEHALERILLADHVKDRPVVVISIAGAYRQGKSFLQSFFVRYLRHNGQSSWIEEMDTPLRGFEWRSGSARQTTGILIWNEVFLVRTLSGEEVAVLLMDTQGTFDCESTVQESTMIFSLSMMTSSVQIYNLMKNIKEDDLQHLQFFAEYGRLAQKETESSPFQKLLFLVRDWSWPKERNFGFEGGRLLVASRLEVRDGQHAELMQLRLSINSCFRDIDGFLMSDPGKKVTSNDSFDGRLADIEEPFRKNLAELVPSLLAPENLLIKEINGRKLSCQELMIFFKAYVDVFKGGNLPMPTSMLLATANASNVAAMDKARQCYMSGVANRPRRNLSKLREFHREQLAEAQKVFNDFPKMGGDAISSTTMDVLTKELEELFDQLFKEEEELMKMEQEEEAKRERERLEEQKREEQRERERIAEKEKAEAREAEVRKEREAMMEREMALQREAAAKQAELEKKMEDERARERERALEMHVEMQRERREMNERIAELEASANESRNNPLTRAFRAFGCLLAAPLAAILHPPAAIELIEEIEETLSK; via the exons ATGAGCGGAGAACCGGTGCAAATCGTGCGAGTCAAGGATGGACGCAACATTGAGTTCAACGAACATGCCCTTGAACGCATTCTACTGGCGGACCACGTGAAAGATCGTCCGGTAGTGGTCATATCCATTGCCGGCGCGTACCGGCAAGGAAAATCATTTCTACAGAGCTTCTTCGTGCGATACCTGAGGCACAATGGTCAATCCAGTTGGATTGAAGAGATGGACACCCCGCTACGCGGCTTCGAGTGGCGCTCGGGCAGTGCGCGCCAGACAACGGGCATACTGATTTGGAACGAAGTGTTTCTG GTAAGAACACTCAGTGGTGAGGAGGTGGCGGTTTTGCTGATGGACACCCAAGGGACCTTCGATTGCGAGTCAACGGTGCAAGAGAGCACCATGATATTCTCTCTGTCCATGATGACCAGCTCTGTGCAGATTTACAACCTAATGAAGAACATCAAAGAGGACGACCTGCAGCATCTTCAGTTTTTTGCCGAGTACGGCAGGCTCGCGCAAAAG GAAACCGAATCAAGTCCCTTTCAGAAGCTTTTGTTTCTGGTTCGAGACTGGAGCTGGCCGAAAGAGAGGAATTTTGGCTTTGAAGGTGGCAGATTGCTCGTCGCGTCCCGTCTCGAGGTGAGAGACGGCCAACATGCTGAGCTTATGCAGTTGCGGCTTAGCATCAACTCTTGCTTCAGGGACATCGACGGTTTCCTAATGTCCGACCCTGGAAAGAAG GTGACCTCGAATGACTCATTCGACGGTCGTCTTGCGGACATCGAAGAACCGTTCAGGAAGAATCTTGCGGAGCTTGTGCCTTCCCTTCTAGCACCGGAAAACCTGCTGATCAAGGAGATTAATGGTCGAAAGCTGTCGTGCCAGGAGCTCATGATCTTCTTTAAG GCTTATGTAGATGTCTTTAAAGGAGGCAACTTGCCGATGCCGACGTCCATGCTACTG GCGACTGCAAACGCAAGCAACGTGGCCGCCATGGACAAAGCCAGACAATGTTATATGTCTGGAGTGGCAAAT AGGCCTCGAAGAAATCTGAGCAAACTGCGCGAGTTTCATCGTGAGCAGCTGGCAGAGGCACAAAAGGTGTTCAATGACTTTCCAAAAATGGGCGGCGACGCAATATCATCCACAACCATGGATGTTCTCACAAAG GAGCTTGAAGAGCTCTTCGATCAACTCTTCAAGGAAGAGGAGGAGCTCATGAAAATGGAGCAGGAGGAGGAagcgaagagagagagggaaaggctGGAGGAGCAGAAAAGGGAAGAACAGAGGGAAAGGGAACGAATTGCGGAGAAAGAAAAGGCCGAAGCCAGAGAAGCGGAAGTGCGCAAAGAAAGAGAGGCAATGATGGAGAGGGAAATGGCTCTGCAGAGAGAAGCGGCGGCAAAGCAAGCTGAACTGGAGAAGAAGATGGAAGATGAGAGAGCTCGTGAGAGGGAAAGGGCGCTGGAAATGCACGTagaaatgcagagagagagaagggaaatGAATGAGAGGATAGCGGAACTGGAGGCGAGTgcgaacgagtccagaaataatCCGCTCACAAGGGCCTTCAGAGCCTTCGGATGTCTTTTGGCAGCGCCTCTGGCAGCTATACTCCACCCGCCGGCTGCCATTGAACTCATCGAGGAGATAGAAGAGACGCTTTCAAAGTGA